The Primulina tabacum isolate GXHZ01 unplaced genomic scaffold, ASM2559414v2 Contig396, whole genome shotgun sequence genome has a window encoding:
- the LOC142534160 gene encoding BTB/POZ domain and ankyrin repeat-containing protein NPR1-like produces MENFAEPSSSISFTSSSHLSSASVTNKVYTSGGSETGPNPDVISLSKLSCNLEPLLGDFGSHYSDADIVVEGNSVAIHKCILAARSKFFDDLLRKEKKSKYCMTDFLPYGKVGYEAFIIFLSYLYTGKLKPSPLEVSTCVEKTCLHDACRPAIDFAVELMYASSIFQVSELVSLFQRRLLNLVGKAVVEDVIPILVVAFHCQISQLLSQCVHRVARSNLGTIQIEKQIPSKIAEDIISMRRSSLSKKENNVANGDALREKSVKRIHKALDSDDIELVRLLLTESDITLDESYALHYAVAYCDPKIVSEVLSLGLADVNLRNAHGNTVLHVAARRKEPSIIVSLLNKGASISDLTIEGQDAVSICRRRTRPKDYEMKREQGQEANKDWMCIDILEREMRRNPISGDAWVFSLEMVDDLHMKLLCLEDRVAFARMFFPTEAKLAMEIAHAETSELAGLLSSRGSNGNLVEVDLNETPINQNKRILSRIDTLSRTVQLGRRYFPHCSQVLDKFMEDDLPDIVYLEKGTSEEQRTKRMRFMELKDEVHRAFSKDKADLHRSGFCSSSSSLRYKARKH; encoded by the exons ATGGAGAATTTTGCTGAACCATCATCATCCATCAGTTTTACATCATCTTCTCATCTATCCAGTGCGTCTGTAACTAATAAAGTGTATACCTCTGGTGGATCGGAGACTGGGCCGAATCCTGATGTCATCAGTTTGAGTAAGCTAAGTTGTAACTTGGAGCCACTTTTAGGCGATTTCGGTAGCCATTACAGCGACGCGGATATTGTGGTAGAAGGCAATAGTGTTGCCATTCACAAATGTATATTAGCTGCTAGGAGTAAGTTCTTTGATGATCTtttaagaaaagaaaagaagtcCAAGTATTGCATGACCGATTTCTTGCCTTATGGCAAGGTGGGATATGAGGCTTTTATAATCTTCTTGAGCTATTTGTATACGGGTAAGCTTAAGCCCTCACCTCTAGAGGTATCAACTTGTGTTGAAAAGACATGCTTGCACGATGCCTGCAGACCTGCTATCGACTTTGCTGTTGAATTGATGTACGCCTCATCTATTTTTCAGGTTTCGGAACTTGTCTCACTGTTTCAG CGTCGACTTCTTAACTTGGTTGGCAAGGCTGTAGTAGAAGATGTCATCCCAATTCTTGTGGTGGCCTTCCATTGTCAAATAAGTCAACTCCTCTCTCAGTGTGTCCATAGAGTAGCTCGATCCAACCTCGGAACTATACAAATCGAGAAACAGATCCCATCCAAAATTGCAgaagatattatatcgatgCGCCGTAGTTCTCTTTCTAAAAAGGAAAATAATGTGGCAAACGGGGATGCATTGCGGGAGAAGAGTGTTAAGAGAATACACAAGGCATTGGACTCGGATGATATTGAACTCGTCAGACTTCTCCTTACAGAGTCGGATATAACCCTAGATGAGTCTTACGCTCTCCACTATGCTGTTGCTTACTGTGATCCCAAGATAGTATCGGAGGTTCTTAGCCTTGGTCTTGCTGATGTCAACCTACGGAATGCGCATGGGAATACGGTACTTCATGTTGCTGCTAGGCGAAAAGAACCATCAATCATAGTGTCCCTTCTGAACAAGGGGGCAAGTATATCAGACTTGACGATAGAGGGACAAGATGCTGTTAGTATTTGTAGGAGACGGACACGCCCAAAGGACTACGAGATGAAAAGAGAGCAAGGACAGGAAGCGAATAAAGATTGGATGTGCATAGATATTTTGGAGAGGGAAATGCGGAGGAATCCGATATCTGGGGATGCATGGGTCTTCTCTCTAGAAATGGTTGATGATCTGCATATGAAATTGCTCTGCCTTGAAGACAGAG TGGCGTTTGCACGAATGTTTTTCCCGACCGAAGCTAAGCTAGCTATGGAAATAGCACATGCTGAGACATCTGAGCTTGCTGGTCTTTTGTCATCAAGAGGTTCGAATGGGAACTTGGTGGAAGTCGATTTGAATGAGACACCCATTAACCAGAACAAGAGGATCCTTTCGAGAATAGATACTCTCTCCAGAACAG TTCAATTGGGCAGGCGCTATTTTCCTCATTGCTCCCAGGTACTGGATAAGTTTATGGAGGATGACTTACCGGACATAGTCTACCTCGAAAAGGGCACCTCGGAGGAGCAAAGAACGAAGCGCATGCGTTTCATGGAACTCAAAGATGAAGTGCATAGAGCATTCAGCAAGGACAAAGCTGACCTGCACCGCTCTGGCTTTTGTTCGTCATCATCTTCATTACGTTACAAAGCCCGTAAACACTAA
- the LOC142534159 gene encoding transcription termination factor MTEF18, mitochondrial-like: protein MLVRRTGRRVFSEMISLSDNRFLSPDLTEKNHSFLHIPLAHKLARIHQFHALKPTLKGLEFPINKAVVRSRKYVSVERTPRFAVTDAQAALFDYLHCTRGYGFLDAEHISKNSPQFLQELITRVERDQDVSRALLKFFRYHPINEFEPFFESLGLRQTEYTPLLPRGLIFLSDDQVLLDNYHALCNYGIPRINIGRMCKEADEILRFEHGVLDMKLRTFEQLGLCRSTVIKLVSCSPVLLLGNDNNAFIGTIEKLKALGFEEDWIGGYLSSKNKYNWNRFLDTMCFLSEVGYGDAQLGVLLSENTYLLVEGSGKQVYVFVGALLKLGLNMNEVYALFLKNPQMLSRKRAKNFWKVLHFLFEIGMEPENISLILSKHMKLLGSQSLKGPKTVLRIFDGDKYTLCQTLREDPSTFFNYALKSKIPSAEQVSARNPNNYFEKKDFLLRIGYAENSDEMVKALKRFRGRGDQLQERFDCLVQAGLDFNAVSSMVKQAPTLLNQTKDVLEKKINCLKNYLGYPVDSIVTFPSYLCYDMERIIMRFSMYAWLREKGAAKPTLSVGTLLASSEARFVKYFVIVHPEGPCMWENLKKSLASS from the coding sequence ATGTTAGTTCGAAGAACTGGCAGAAGGGTTTTTTCAGAAATGATTTCCCTCTCTGATAATCGCTTCCTGTCCCCTGATTTAACTGAAAAAAATCATTCTTTTTTGCACATCCCATTAGCTCATAAGTTAGCAAGAATCCATCAATTCCATGCTTTGAAACCTACCTTAAAAGGTCTCGAGTTTCCTATTAACAAAGCCGTAGTGCGGTCTCGAAAATATGTTTCTGTTGAACGAACTCCAAGGTTTGCTGTTACTGATGCTCAGGCTGCACTTTTTGATTACTTGCATTGCACCCGGGGATACGGCTTCCTGGATGCTGAGCACATTAGCAAGAATTCTCCTCAGTTCCTTCAAGAACTTATCACCCGTGTTGAAAGGGATCAAGATGTCTCAAGAGCATTGTTAAAATTTTTCAGGTACCACCCCATTAACGAGTTTGAGCCTTTCTTTGAGAGTCTGGGCTTGAGACAGACAGAATATACACCCCTTCTTCCTCGGGGCTTGATATTTCTGAGTGATGATCAAGTCCTGCTTGATAACTATCATGCACTTTGTAATTACGGGATCCCTCGGATTAACATAGGAAGGATGTGCAAGGAAGCAGATGAGATCTTGAGGTTTGAACATGGCGTGTTAGATATGAAATTGCGAACTTTCGAGCAATTGGGGTTGTGTAGATCAACTGTCATAAAGCTTGTTAGTTGTAGTCCTGTGCTTTTGCTGGGCAATGATAACAATGCATTTATTGGAACTATTGAGAAATTAAAAGCGCTGGGCTTTGAGGAAGACTGGATTGGAGGGTATTTATCAAGCAAGAATAAATACAATTGGAATCGATTTCTTGACACAATGTGTTTTCTTAGTGAAGTAGGTTATGGTGATGCCCAATTGGGAGTCCTTTTAAGTGAAAATACTTACCTACTAGTTGAAGGATCTGGGAAACAAGTCTACGTATTCGTTGGTGCACTGCTTAAATTAGGCCTTAACATGAACGAGGTTTATGCTTTATTCCTGAAGAATCCTCAGATGCTGTCTAGAAAGCGTGCCAAGAATTTCTGGAAGGTATTGCATTTCCTTTTTGAGATTGGGATGGAACCAGAAAACATTTCCCTGATTTTATCCAAGCACATGAAACTATTGGGTTCACAGTCTCTGAAAGGACCAAAGACCGTATTGAGGATTTTCGATGGTGATAAGTATACTTTATGTCAAACTTTAAGGGAGGacccttcaacatttttcaattATGCTCTCAAGTCAAAGATCCCCAGTGCTGAGCAAGTGAGTGCCAGAAATCCAAACAACTATTTTGAGAAGAAAGACTTTTTACTCAGAATTGGTTATGCAGAAAATTCCGATGAGATGGTGAAAGCTCTTAAACGGTTCCGAGGCAGGGGAGACCAGTTGCAGGAGAGATTTGATTGCTTGGTGCAAGCTGGTTTGGACTTCAACGCCGTATCATCAATGGTGAAACAGGCCCCGACACTTCTAAACCAGACCAAAGATGTTCTAGAGAAAAAGATCAACTGTTTGAAAAACTACTTGGGGTACCCAGTGGATTCTATTGTGACTTTTCCGTCATACCTGTGCTATGATATGGAGAGAATTATTATGAGATTTTCTATGTATGCATGGCTTAGGGAAAAGGGTGCTGCAAAGCCCACTTTATCTGTGGGAACACTTCTTGCTAGTTCAGAGGCAcgatttgtaaaatattttgtgaTTGTACATCCAGAAGGTCCTTGTATGTgggaaaatttgaaaaaatcttTGGCCTCTAGCTGA